The Sphaerospermopsis torques-reginae ITEP-024 genome has a window encoding:
- a CDS encoding DUF29 domain-containing protein, whose amino-acid sequence MTTTTNLKQLYETDENLWLEATINLLKQKQFNEIDVENLIEELISLGTRDLAKVKSLLRQIIIHLLLLQFWQVEYERNHRHWSGEIKTFRYDLNNHLTTNLRNKLEDDLDNIYESAVDFVKHKTDLNIFPEKCPYTLTDLLDNNYPT is encoded by the coding sequence ATGACAACTACCACCAACTTAAAACAACTCTATGAAACCGATGAAAATTTATGGTTAGAAGCAACTATTAACCTCTTAAAACAGAAACAGTTTAATGAAATTGATGTAGAAAACTTAATAGAGGAATTAATCAGTTTGGGTACAAGAGATTTAGCTAAAGTCAAAAGTCTTTTAAGACAAATAATCATTCATTTATTATTACTACAATTTTGGCAAGTAGAATATGAAAGAAACCATCGTCATTGGAGCGGGGAAATTAAAACCTTTAGATATGATTTAAATAATCATCTAACCACAAATTTAAGGAATAAGTTAGAGGATGATTTAGATAATATTTATGAAAGTGCGGTTGACTTTGTGAAACATAAAACTGATTTAAATATTTTCCCAGAAAAATGTCCTTACACCTTGACAGATTTATTAGATAACAATTATCCAACCTAA